A genomic region of Triticum aestivum cultivar Chinese Spring unplaced genomic scaffold, IWGSC CS RefSeq v2.1 scaffold216339, whole genome shotgun sequence contains the following coding sequences:
- the LOC123176496 gene encoding tyrosine decarboxylase-like, protein MAPRKFLDNMTGQNGIVPVVVVDTAEKKTQSPSLLDADEFRRQSHQVVDLITEYYDRMGDYPVHPSVTPGFLRNLLPPDAPFRPEPDAFSSALKDVRDIILPGLTHWQSARHMAHFPASSSTIGALGEALTAGINVVPFTWAASPAATELEMLVVDWLGKALHLPESLLFAGGGGGTLLGTSCEAILCTLVAARDRKLAEIGGNRICDLVVYCSDQTHFAFRKAARIAGILRDHCRAIPTCHHNMFALPPTELQAAMQADVEAGLVPLFLCATLGTTQTTAVDPIGELCAVSAPHGVWVHVDAAYGGSALVCPEFTHVIDGVEAVDSFSMNAHKWLLANNDCCAMWVKKPRVLVAALGPEQDLILKDAASEGHNVVDYMDWTITLTRRFRALKMWLVLRCYGIQGLRNHIRNHVRMAEAFEKMVKADERFEVVTDRKFALVCFRLRSPDKFGGADKQAANQLNRRLLEEVNAATSGPYMSSANVGGMFILRCAIGSTLTEDHHVSDAWKVVQDQATIILRH, encoded by the coding sequence ATGGCCCCACGTAAATTCTTGGACAACATGACTGGCCAAAATGGCATCGTCCCGGTGGTGGTCGTGGACACGGCGGAGAAGAAGACGCAATCTCCCAGCCTGCTTGACGCTGACGAGTTCCGGCGTCAGAGTCACCAGGTAGTTGACTTGATCACCGAGTACTATGACCGCATGGGCGACTACCCCGTGCACCCCAGCGTTACCCCTGGTTTCCTCCGCAACTTGCTCCCCCCGGACGCACCCTTCCGTCCGGAGCCGGACGCGTTCAGCTCCGCGCTCAAGGACGTCCGCGACATCATCCTCCCGGGCCTGACGCACTGGCAGAGCGCCCGCCACATGGCGCACTTCCCGGCGTCAAGCAGCACCATCGGCGCCCTAGGGGAGGCGCTCACCGCGGGCATCAACGTCGTCCCGTTCACATGGGCCGCCTCACCGGCCGCCACCGAGCTTGAAATGCTGGTCGTGGACTGGCTCGGAAAGGCGCTGCACCTGCCGGAGAGTCTCCTCTTCGCCGGTGGTGGCGGTGGAACTCTTCTTGGTACCTCTTGTGAGGCGATACTCTGCACTCTTGTGGCCGCGAGGGACCGGAAGCTCGCCGAGATCGGCGGGAACAGGATCTGCGACCTCGTCGTCTACTGCTCCGACCAGACACACTTCGCCTTCCGCAAGGCCGCACGCATTGCCGGCATCCTGCGTGACCACTGCCGCGCCATACCCACGTGCCACCACAACATGTTCGCTCTCCCGCCCACGGAACTGCAAGCGGCCATGCAGGCTGACGTGGAAGCCGGGCTGGTGCCACTTTTCTTGTGCGCGACGCTGGGGACGACCCAGACGACTGCCGTCGACCCCATCGGCGAGCTGTGCGCTGTCAGTGCACCACACGGCGTGTGGGTGCACGTGGACGCCGCCTACGGCGGCTCCGCGCTAGTCTGCCCGGAGTTCACCCACGTGATCGACGGCGTGGAGGCCGTCGACTCGTTCAGCATGAACGCCCACAAGTGGCTCCTCGCCAACAACGACTGCTGCGCCATGTGGGTGAAGAAGCCGAGGGTGCTGGTGGCGGCGCTCGGGCCGGAGCAGGATTTGATCCTCAAGGACGCGGCATCGGAGGGGCACAACGTGGTCGACTACATGGACTGGACCATAACGCTGACCCGCCGGTTCCGCGCGCTCAAGATGTGGCTCGTGCTCCGCTGCTACGGCATCCAAGGCCTGCGCAACCACATCCGCAATCACGTCCGCATGGCCGAGGCATTCGAGAAGATGGTCAAGGCCGACGAAAGGTTCGAGGTGGTGACGGACAGGAAGTTTGCGCTGGTGTGCTTCCGGCTCCGGTCACCGGACAAATTCGGCGGGGCCGACAAGCAGGCGGCCAACCAGCTCAACCGACGCCTCCTTGAGGAGGTGAACGCTGCCACCTCAGGCCCCTACATGAGCTCGGCAAACGTAGGTGGCATGTTCATACTAAGGTGTGCCATTGGAAGCACACTCACAGAGGACCACCACGTGAGCGATGCATGGAAGGTTGTGCAGGATCAGGCCACCATAATCCTTCGTCATTGA